The genomic region GAAGCTGAACCAGTTACTTATGGAACGCTGAGTGGCAGCGGCTTTGAACCGATGGGTGTGTCCTACAATCCAATTGGTCATAAAGCCGCCATAGCTGCCGCCGGTCACACCAAGGCGCTCTTTATCAATCCAATCAAAAATTTCAACTGCGTAATCCACCGCATCCATGATATCCTCATAATCTTTCCCGCCGTAATCTCCTCTGACAGCATCCACAAATTCCTGACCATACCCGTGACTGCCACGAGGGTTCATGAAAAGTACCCCATAGCCTTTTTCCGCAAATACCTGAAATTCATGCATAAAGGAGTTAGAGTACATCATATGCGGTCCCCCATGAATCTCAACAATCAGCGGATATTTTTTTCCTTCTTCAAAATCTGCAGGCTTCATCAGCCATCCTTGTAGGGAAAGACCATCACGTGCTGTGAAATTCATTTCTTCAGGGAGGGAAACCTGCCTATCTTTTATCCAATGTTGATTAGCCTCTGTTAAGCGAGTTTCCTTTCTGCTATCCAAAGCAACATGATAGAGGTCACACGGAACTTCCGGATCACTGACTCCAATAACCGCTTGCCTGCGATGCTGATCAAGTCCAAAAGCATAAAGCTGCCGTTTGCCGCCAACTACTGTAGTTATGCTCTGATCTATACCAATATGATAAAGGTGTGTATTTCCCCGATCACTCGCAAGCACATATAATCCATCATCGTTGGCGGTCCATACCGCACCCGGATTTCCTGCACCTGTAGCCAAATCATTAATAGCGACATCGTTGACTTCTGTATCCCAGTCTCTGGTCAGACAGGTAAGTTCCTTGGAGTGGAGATCAAGGGTCCAGACTCTTGTCAAAGTTGCCCCTTTATATTCCATTTTGTGCCCCAGTAAAGAGAGGCTTTTGCCATCATGGGAATAATTCGGGGTGGTAAAAATTCCTTCACTGTTGGTCAGCTTCGTTAAAATCCTGCTGTTAAGGTCAAGCTCATAAATATCGGAAATCATTGTGAAGTCAGGGTCTTCAGAACGATTGGCGGAAAAAGCTATCCGCTTTCCATCAGGGGAGAAGGCGGCATTGTGTTGATGATAGCTTCCCTCTGTAAGCTGAGTTTTTTCACCAGTTTCCAAATCTATGAAAACAAGCTGTGAAAACTTTTCCTCAAGCAATCCCTGTCCGTTTGCTTTATACTTTAATCTTGTTGTGATATAAGGCTCAGGTTCTTTTTCCTGTTCTTTAGACACTTTTGCATCAGCCTCTGTTTCCTCGATGGATTGATTCTCTTTCAGGCTTACCGTACATAAAATGGAGCGGCCATCTGGTGACCAGACTGGGTGACTGGCACCATTTTTGAAAAACGTCACCTGTTGGGCCTCACCACCATAAAAGGAAATTTTCCAAATCTGATTTGTACCGGACCGGTTGGATGTAAACAGAATCGTATGCCCATCCGGAGACCATCTCGGACTCGCATCCTTATTGTCCCCCTGTGTAAAGGGAATCAGCTCCCTGGTTTGTATGTTCATCACATACAAAGAAGATTGATAGTCTTTCTGCTTATGGATTGTACGTTTCACAAAAACCACCCAGTTGCCATCAGGTGACACCTGAGGATCGGAAATAAAGGAAAATTTTAATAAATCGTTGACGGTAATTCCACTTTTACTCATTCATTTCCCACCTTTATGTATGTAATTGCCTGGTGAATTCAAAAAATTCATTCCCTTTCTGTTATACACTAGTTCTATAGTCACCACAACTATTTTTCATCATGTGAAATTAAAGAGTCCTTTTTAAAATTATGAAACTTGAATCTATGTAAGACGTACTTTATTAAAAGGGTAGAAATCTTGCAATATTTAATAACACCACTGTACAGGGGGACAAAAATTGAGGAATTGGTGGACAAGCAGGAAGGAAGTTATGAGGAAAAGGAAGAAGAACGATGATCACCGTTTGCGGGACTATGTTTTTGATTTTCTCAGTTGGATTCCGGAGCTTATCGTCCTGCCCATTCGATTTATTATTTGGATTGTCAGAGGAATTGGAAAATTGATAGGTGACTTTTTTTAATCCGTGAAACACTGTAGATAAATTGCTTTTTGAATGAAGAAAGTCATAAATGATATTGGGGTGATGTTTTGACAGTGTTTATTCTTATTACACTAATTTTATTTTTTGATGGAGCAGCTATCCATTTTCACAGGACTGGTAAGATCGCTTTATGGTTATCTGGAATAGTGATGGGCGTACTTTCTCCAATATTGGGATATTCTTTCGTTTTTGTTTTTTGGCAACTCAGTAAAACGTTCGACCCTTCCTCTACACACGCAGGTGCAGCGTATGCAGGTGTATTTATCTTTTTCGGATTGATAGCTAATGCTATTATTTTTTTCATTATCGGTTTCCTTATAAAACTCATTAACCACTTTAAATCTAATAAAATTCGTATCTAATTTCTTGTGTTAATGGGAGTTGTACCTTCCTTTGCCGGTTTTTCCATAGGAGTTAAACTGTGGCAAAAATTGCATGTTAAGGATATGTACATATGTTTGTTTCATGTTATAATATATATAGAATTGCATACGATAGAAATGCCGTCCCATGCTGGTAACATGGAACGGTCGTACAATAGACCAACCCCATCACGAGGGGGAGGCACTATGAAGGGAATAACCTCTCACGGCCCTGCTCAAGCACATGAGGGGTTATTTTTTATTGTCGGACATGATGATGGCAATTAACGTACCAAAGGCAATCATTAAGGTCATTGCATCGCTCATATCCATAGGCATCACCCCCTCCCCGGGAGCCCCTTTTCAGGGATAAAGGTGTGCCGTCCCCTCATGTGAAGCTTGTCTATTGTATTTTTTATTATAGCATAATCGAACATATGTTTCCATTATGTTTGGGGAATTAGTCTTTTTCGACTAGATGAGAATAAATGATAGGGTGAGGCCATCCCCATGCAACTGATATGTTATAGTTTCTAAGGAAGAGACTATACATAAGGAAAGTGCGGGAGGTAAAATGGAGGCAAAATCCAGATGGAAAGGCTTTGTTTTAGTTATTTTAGGCGCCTTCTTTTGGGGTGTGGGCGGGACGGTTGCTCAGCGTTTGTTTCAGAAGGATCAAATCCCTGTTGAATGGCTGGTATCCGTACGACTAGTTCTTGCCGGGCTAATCATGATTTTTATCGCAATGTTTACCAGCAGCCGGAATCGGACATTTCGGATCTGGACCCATAAAAAGGCGGCCGCTCAATTGATTATTTTTGGCGTTTTCGGGATGCTGGCCGTCCAATTTACATACATGGCTTCAATTAATGATGGGAATGCCGCGGTTGCCACTCTTCTGCAATATCTGGCGCCGGTTTACATTATTATTTATCTGGCTATGACCAAGGCCAACAGACTCAAAAAGAACGATCTTATCGCAGTTTGTCTGGCTATTATCGGTACCTTTTTATTACTCACGAATGGATCATTGCAGGAGTTATCCGTACCATTTTCAGCTGTTATATGGGGATTTTTATCAGGAATTGCACTGATGTTTTATACGCTTTACGCGAATCCGTTGTTGCAAAAATGGGGTTCTCTGAATGTCATCGGATGGGCAATGATTGTTGGCGGAGCGGCACTTGGACTGTTTTATCCACCCTGGAATATTGATATGAGCGGCTGGACCGGTGAGACGGTTTTCTTTCTTATATTTGTCATTTTGTTCGGCACCATGTTTTCATTCTGGTTTTATCTTGAAAGTTTAAAATATCTTTATCCACAGGAAACGAGTTTACTAGGGAGTGTTGAGCCATTGGCAGCGATTGTTACGTCTGTCGTGTGGCTGCATATCCCATTCGGACTCTATCAGGTTATGGGAACGGCCCTTATTCTGGTTATGGTAGTGGTCGTATCGATGCCGGAGAAAAAGCAGGCAGTTCAGGCCGTCCATTAATTTCAGATATTATGATTTTGCCTGGATTAGGTTAATTATAAGATCACGGAAAAGCGTAGTTCAGTTTGGAGTACATACAAAATGTATTTCAAAATGGACTACTTTTTTTATGCTGTAGGAAATGACGGACCTAATTACATAATAAATACTTTAGGTTTTTCTGTTGAAATTGGAATTATGTGTTAATATGATGGTGAAACATGATGAAGAAATATGCTTATTCGAATCTCACGCTTAGAACGGTCAACAGGAAATAAATTATCACTGTTCTTCCACGAAAATGTACCTTAGAAAAGGATGAGGTGATGCTATGAATTTTATTGACTCATTAGATCCGTTTGTTATGCAACTCATAATCATTCCTTTTACCGTGATTGGTTCAGGGGTTTTGCTGGCTGCTGTCACAAAGAGAATCTTGATCGGTCCTTTAATAACACTAATTCTTAACCTATTGTATGAAATCTGCTATTCATTGTATTTTTACCCGGACTCGGAACTGACCTTCAGTTCCTGGAATGTAATTTTCCCTCTTTTATCCTTATTCTTTTCAGCAATTTTTGTATGGGTTAGAAAGGCAAATGTGGAAATAGAGATTGAGGATTAAGTGACATGATTAATGATGAAGCTAAACGGAGAGAGAGGATGCAAAATGTCTAATGGAACTATGAAGGGAATAGCGATTTTATCCATTATTTGTAATGTAGTATTAGGATGGTTTTTATACTCTATCTATCAGGAAAACAAAAGAGACAAACAGGAACAACTTATGTAAACTAAAGCAGCAAATAGAATGTATAATTCCATTAGCTGCTTTACGTTAACGAGAGGGAGGAAGGCATGCTTACATACAAACCCATTGTCCTGCACAGTCAACTCAACAGAATCTCCCTCTGGATTCTCAATTTTCATAATCCCCATCTCTGTTACCGCTTCTGATCCTTAATTAAACATTGCCTCCACGATTTTACTGATGTGAATTTCGGTTGTATTGAACAGTGGAATGTCAAGGTCATCATCCTTTAGGATCATAGGAAGCTCTGTACAGCCGAGAATCATTCCTTCAACGTTATTTTCATCAATCATTCTGTTTATGATATCGATATAGTCTGCCTTTGTCTGTTCATTGACAATCCCGTTTTCCAATTCCTTTACAATTTTGTCATGGATATAGCTCTGTTCGTCTGCTGTTGGAACGACAATGGTTTTGTTATTTTCTGAAAATGGGGTTTTAAAGAAGTCATGCTCCATGGTAAATTTCGTTCCCAGAAGACCTGTCTTTTGCAGGCCTTTTTCCTGAACCGCCTGATACGTTTCCTCCACAATGCTTATCATCGGGATTTGTACTCTTTCTTGTACCCGGTCAAATACAATATGAGGTGTGTTTGCGGATATGGCTGCATAGTCCGCACCGATTTGTTCCAGCTTTTTAACTGCATCTGTGAGGTAGTCTGTGAGTCCATCGATTTGGTTGGAGTCAATCAACTCGAATACTTTGTACATATTAATACTGTTAATCAGGAATTCAGGCAAATCCTCCTTAGTTCCAACCCTTTCCTGATACTTCGAAATAATCCCCTGATAGTACTCTACAGTAGATTCAGGTCCTAATCCGCCAATTAATCCGAGTTTCTTCATTTGTTATCCCTCCTAATCTTATTTTAACATATTGGAATAGTCAGATTTTGATTTTGACCTGGAAAGGCTGTATGGTTAAAGCAAAGATTCTGCAGGAAAGGGATTTTTTATGAAAATCATTGTCACAGGAGACACTCATATTTCCGGAAAAAATAAGCAGCTTCCACCTAAGTTACTGGCTGCCTGCGAAAAAGCCGACCTGATTATCCATACCGGAGATTGGAAGACCCTTGAGGTTTATCGGACGTTAAGGGAATACGCAAAGGTCATAGGAGTTTATGGGAATGTTGATGGGGAGGAAATTACGGATCAATTTCCCGTAAAGGACAGATTGGAAATAAAGGGATATAAAATCGGTATGGTTCATGGTCATGGAGAGAAAAAGACGACGGAAAAGCGGGCCATCGAGGCTTTTCAGGAAGATATGCCGGATATTTTAATTTTTGGCCACTCACACATCCCGCTCATCCGGTATTTTAAAAAAACATTGTTGATGAACCCAGGGTCACCCACCGATAAACGAAAACTGCCATTTTATTCATTCGGAGTTTTGGAGATTGGGGAAGAACTGCGGACAGAGATTGTTTATTTTAAATAGACTTTCGGGGGTGGTGCCTAGTATAGAAAATAGGTTCTATTCCATATAAAAAACCACCGTTTTCATTGTAAAATAGAAGTACCTACCACAGAACTTCCAATTACTAACCCAATTAAGGAGATGAAAACGATGGTTTCCTCATTATTGAACCATATTCAAGGGAAAAATGGAAGTCGATGGGCGGATTTTCTTCGAAAAGTAGGTGCAGAAAATTTATTAATTGTGGCGGTAGATGCAGCGAAATATACCCATAAAGGAATGATTTGTACATTTTATGGAGAGATTCTAGTTCGGCCTTTTGAGTTTGATGCATCGATGTCTGGCTTTCAGAAACTTAAGCATCATATAAAAAATGAGATGGATCAACATAACTTTAAAAAAGTCGTCATGGGTGTGGAAACAACTGGTCACTATTATGAGGATCTGGTACATCATAGTAAAGATGAAGGGTACCAAGTTCGTATTTTGAATGCCGCGACAACGGCCAATGAACGAAAGTCTATTTTGAATGGGTCAAAGACTGATAACCTCGACCTTATGGCTATTGTCCAGTCAATTATATACGGACGGGGTACTTCAAGCGAGTTAGCAACTGGCAAGGTACATGATCTTCAAAAACTTACTCGTGCTCGTCGTGAATTAGTCAAAGGAGAAACAGCAGTAAAAAATCTTATTCGTGTTTATCTTGACTATATCTTTCGGGAATTCCAGGGGAAAAGTGTCTGGAAGGATGGTAAGCATAGAAACGTAAAACCATTTTCACAGTTATTTGGTAAAGCGCCACGTTATATCATGCGACACTGCCTTCACCCGAGCGATATCTTATCCCTTGGAGCAGAAGGGTTACGTGAACTTTCCATTCGCGAGAATTTAAAAATGCGCGATCAATCCATTGAGACTCTTTTGGCATTTGCGAAATACTCCATATCCAAACCAAAAGACGACCTTCAGGTCGAACATTACTTATTAAAACAGCAATTAGATCAGTTGGAGTTATTAGAGAGACAAATTAAGAATTTAGAAAGGCAAATTGAAGACTTGTTTGTACAAACAGAAGGAGCTGTGACGTTAAGTGTTTCAGGAATCGGGGTCGTAACGGGAGCAGAATTATATGCGGAAATGGGCGATATTTCCGATTTCGATCATGCGGGGCAACTTATTAAAATGGCAGGGACAAATCCTATCGTAAAACAATCAGGGGACAGAAGTCCGTCTTATTATGCCGTTTCTAAACAGGGAAGGCGGACTTTCCGAAACATCGTTTACCAGGTAGGGAGAACTCTAGCCAGGAACAATCCCGATATGAAACAGAAATATTTAGCCCTATTAGAACGCGGAAAATACCCCAGACAAGCGTATATAGCGATAGGAAATCGCATGATTCGTTTAGCCTATTCCATGATTAAACACCAAACGTTGTACCGGACAAGTCATGAAGATTACACACTTCAAGATCAGATTAGCAAAAAGCTGCACAGGAAAAACGCCAGCCTATTTTATGAGAAGTTCGTCTTATCGAACGAAGAATTGTCAGCTTAGAAATACTGTAAATTCGAATGATGTAAGCAAGAATACAGAAATACCTTTTGAACCCAAAACGGGGCTTCTCTAGGACGTTAGATCACATTGTACATCGTGCCTGAGGCTTTTGACCTCGAGTGACAGCGTTATGGATCTTGTCCTACAAGTACGAATAATACGTGAAATCTAAGTTTATATTTACTAGGCGGTATCCTCTGTAGGATGAAACGCAAGGTCCTTTCACGTTCTAGAGAAGCCCTATTATAAAGTTTCTGTGGTAGATGAGTCTTTCAAAAAATGGAAATGGAGGGCTTTAGTTAAGGTCGACCTTTTTTCCTTAAAATTAAAGTTTGACTTATTTTCCATTATACGCTGTCACCACCCGAAAAATCTTGTTTCACAGAATGTTTCACAAATTGACTCCATCGTTATTCCTCGTTGATTTTGAGTCTTTCAGCTTATTTGTCTCCTTAAAACCTCTCCTGTTTTAGTTCATAGGATACATATTTTTATCGGATATGATTATGCCAGAGCAGATGTTAGGGATAATGGATCATTTTATTTTATAAATATAGCGAATGTGCTAGTTTTCCTAATAGATGAATCCGTCCGGTAAATCCTGGAATCTCTTCCTTCCGTTAGCCTTTTGACAATATTCTCATTCCTGAACGACCTGAAAGAGTAGTACTTTTGTAGATGGCTTAAGGATCTCCTGAAAGGTACAAAACTACTAATTTTTTACAAAGGGATTTCTGCAGTCAAAATATGACAAACTTTCATACAGATATTTACTATACTAGAACTAACTTCATAGATTTTTCACAATAACTCGCCTGCAGCTCTAGAGCCTACATGTTCAAAAATTCGTAGGGAAGGAGGGATGAACAGGGGAGTTTTTTGTTTTTCTTCACGAATAGTCAGCAAATCAAAAAAAGGAGGAGATTTTTTGCTGAAGAGGAAGCGTCGACGAATACGGGCTTTTAGTATGGTTGCTTCTACGATGATGGTATTCTCCCTTCTGGTACCTGGTATGGCCTATGGTGAGAGCGCTGCAAAGAACAGCAAAATACATGAATCAGCGAAGAATACCCAGCAAATCGCAGAAGCAAAAGTCAGTGATCGGCTGCAAAAGCAGTTTAGCGATCAAAAGCAAGTGACGTATCTGGTTAAATTTAAGGAAAAGACGGATACGAAACAGGTTGCAAAGGATGCCAGGAAGAAGGCACAAGCGAACAATCTATCAGCAACGAAAGCAGAATTCACTCAGCGCTCTGCCGTGATTTCTGCACTAAAAGCAACAGCCCAGCAATCACAGCAGAATGTAAAAGCCTATCTTCAAAAAGAATTGGAGAAAGGCAGTGCAAAGGAAGTCCATTCTTATCATATTGTTAATGGGATGGCTGTTACGTCTACGAAAGAGGTTGCGGAAAAGATTGCTTCGTTTGAAGAGGTTGAAAAACTTCTGCCAAATGAAACCCGTCAATTGCTGACACCTGTGGATACGAAGGTGAAAAATAATCCTGAATCTGAATTGACCAGTGTAGAATGGAATGTTGAACGGGTTGGTGCACCTGAAGTTTGGGAAGATGGAATTGATGGTACTGGATCGGTTGTAGCCAACATTGATACAGGGGTTCAATGGGATCACCCGGCCCTTCAGAATAACTATCGTGGCTATGATGCGGATACCGGTGAAGCAAGTCATGATTACAACTGGTTTGATGCGACAGCAGGAGAAAGTGAGCCTTATGATGATCAGGGCCACGGAACTCACGTAATGGGTACGATGGTTGGAAATGAACCGGATGGATCCAATCAGGTTGGTGTTGCACCTGGGGCTAAGTTTATTGCTGTTAAGGCATTTACGGCTGCTGGTGGAACAGACGCGGATTTATTAGAAGCAGCAGAATGGATTATGGCTCCAACAGATTCTGAAGGAAATGCACGTGCCGACCTTGCTCCGGATGTTGTCAACAACTCCTGGGGTGGCGGTCCTGGTTTGGATGAATGGTATCGTGATGTCGTGACGAACTGGAGAGCTGCTGGTATTTTCCCTACCTTTTCAGCAGGGAATACGAGCTTAACCAATCCAGGTGGTCCAGGGTCTGTTGCTACACCGGCTAATTATCCTGAATCCTTTGCGGTAGGTGCTACAGACAGTAGTGACAATCTTGCAGGATTTTCTCTGCGCGGACCTTCACCATATGATGAAATTAAGCCTGAAATTTCAGCACCTGGGGTGAACATTCGTTCTTCTGTTCCAGGAGATGGCTATGATGGCACCTATAGTGGTACGTCCATGGCTTCCCCTGCTGTATCAGGCGCAGTAGCGTTGCTTCGTCAAGTGGATAGCAGTATTACCGTGGACGAATTGGAGGAAGTGCTGATCAATTCAGCGATCCCAATGACCGATGATGAATATCCAGAGTCTCCAAATAATGGATATGGACACGGTTTGTTAAATGCATATGACGCTGTTGCTCTTCTGGATAACGGTCTTGGAACCATCAAAGGTACGGTTACGAAGCATGGAGAAGATAGCGTTGCGCCGACTTTAGAACATACACCCCCGGAAGAAACGTATGAAGGAATGGATCTTCCTTTGAACATTCATGTGGAAGACGATATTAGTATCGCTTCTGTTTTACTTGAATATCAAAATGCCAATGGAGAATGGGTATCTGTAGAAGCAGGCCGCACATCCGGTGATTACAAGTCTGCAGATTACACAGCTGCCATTCCAGGTGACCAAATTAATGGTGATTCACTCACTTATAAATGGACGGTTGAAGACTTTGGAGAAAATACTACGGAAAGTGACACGTATACCGTAGATGTTCTTCCTGGTATTTCCCTTGGTTATTCCGAGGATTTTGAAAGCACTCAGCCAGCAGGATGGTCTGTATTTGGTGAAAACAGCTCCTGGGAGTGGGGTGCACCTGAATCAGGACCGGGAAATGCTGCGTCTGGTGAAAATGTATATGCGACGAACCTTGCAGGTGATTACGATAGTGACATGAATGCAACCCTTATGATGCCACCGATTGATTTACCTGAGGGAGAGGCTTACCTCCAATTTAACCAGTGGCATGATTTAGAGCAGTATTCATCAGGAACGGCCTACGACTTTGGCCATGTCTTTATTTCCACCGATCAAGAAGAGTGGACGCAAATCCTGCAAGTTACAGGTACTACCAGTGATTGGGAAGAAGCAGAAGTAGACCTTTCTGAGTACAGTGGTCAAAGAGTTTATATTGGCTTTAACGTTACAACTGACGGTAGTGTTACCCGTGAAGGCTGGTATATTGATGACGTGGCGTTGTCTGATACATCCAAAGGAAATCAGGCATCACTTCATAAGAAGAAAGGAAACAATGGAAAAGCAAAAGGGAAGAATAAAGGGAGAAAGAATGGAAATGCATTCGGGTTTATGAATGGCTTAGGTGTTATTAAGTCAAACCCTAGTGCAGGACTAAAAGAAAAGGTAAATCCAGCTGATATTCAGCCGAATTTACCTAAAGAAGATCCTCCTGCCCAAGAGGACTATGTTAATCCTAACTTATTGCCTATGCAGGCGCAAGTGAGCGTACTTGAAAGCGGCCGTTCAGTGTCAACTGATCCGGCTACAGGAGAGTATTCGATAAGCCATGCTGCCGGAGAATTTACATTAAAGGCAGAGTCCTATGGCTATGAATCTCAGGAGCAAAGTGTAACACTTGAAGCGGATAGTGAAGCTGTTGCAGATTTTACACTTGAAGAAATTGATCAGTATACTGCAACAGGACAAGTTACTGATCAGGCTACAGGAGAGCCGATTGAAGGTGCGACCGTTCTTTTAGCTGAGGATGCAAACGTTGCACCGGTTGAAACAGACGAAAATGGGGAGTTCGCTATTACTGGTTATGAAGGCTCCTATACTTTGAAAATTATGGCACCAAATTATTACGGTCAGGATGTCAGCATTGATCTGACAGAAGATGTTCAGGTAAATGCTGAACTTGAGCCACTGTACACCTATCCTGGCGGGGAGATTGGCTATGATGACGGCACTGCCGAAAATGCAAGAGCTTTTTATGATGCCGGGAATGCCTGGGCTGTAAAAATGTCCCTTCCAGAGGGTAAGGATCAGGCTGTTGTCACAGACGGTGTGTTCCGTTTCTGGAATGAGGAATGGCCACAGCCGGGTGGAACGGAATTCGCTGTTGAAATCTGGGATGCCAATGGTGAAGAAGGTTTACCTGGTGAAAAGATTGCCGGTCCGATTGAAGCAGAGGCTCTTCGTAATGGTGAATGGACAGTTGTGGATCTAAGAGAACACAATATTTTTGTAGATGGGGACTTTTACATGGTCTATGTACAAACCCATCCGAATCCTGATACTCCAGGACTTGCTACGGATGAAAGCAGCGAGCATGCCGGGCGAAGCTTTCAGCGAGTGGCTGGGGAATGGTCACCATCTCCAACGTCAGAAGGAAACTATATGATTCGTGCTCGAGTAAGCTATGAGGTAGAAGATCCTCAAATTACCTCGCCGGAAGCTGGACTCATTACCAGTGAGGAAGAGGTAACGGTAACTGGTACGGCTTCACCAACAACAGAAGTTGAACTGACGAATAATGGAGAAGCTGCCGGTACTTTTGAGGTAGGCGAATCCGGTGAGTTTGATATTCCTGTTGAACTTACCGAGGGTGAAAATGTATTAAAAGCAGTATCCAAACTAGATGGTGTAATGACGGGTGAGTCTGAAGAAGTTTCGGTTACATTAGATACGACAAGCCCTGAGCTTACCATTGACAGTCCTGAAGATGAGTCGAAATCCAATCGTGAAACCGTAACGGTTGAAGGTGCTTTCAGTGACGCGAATCTTGATTGGGTAAAAGTCAACGGACGTGAAGCTGATCTTTCAGATGACGGGACTTACTCCAAGAGAATTTTACTCGATAACGGTGAAAATGAAATTGAAGTGGTTGCTCAGGATTTAGCAGGAAATCAGACGACTGAAACGATTACACTTGATGTTGACTTTACAGCGCCTGAAATCAGCAATCTTCTGCCTGAGGAAGACCATGAACTGAAAGCTGGAGAAAGCGTGCGTATCGAATTTGACAGTGAGATTGACTTGGATGCAACGTTTGTCATCCATATGCCACTCACCAATACACGTAACAAAGTATCCAACGCAACTGAGCTTCCTATGATGGAAATGTCTGATGGCCACTAT from Virgibacillus sp. MSP4-1 harbors:
- a CDS encoding aspartate/glutamate racemase family protein — encoded protein: MKKLGLIGGLGPESTVEYYQGIISKYQERVGTKEDLPEFLINSINMYKVFELIDSNQIDGLTDYLTDAVKKLEQIGADYAAISANTPHIVFDRVQERVQIPMISIVEETYQAVQEKGLQKTGLLGTKFTMEHDFFKTPFSENNKTIVVPTADEQSYIHDKIVKELENGIVNEQTKADYIDIINRMIDENNVEGMILGCTELPMILKDDDLDIPLFNTTEIHISKIVEAMFN
- a CDS encoding IS110 family transposase codes for the protein MVSSLLNHIQGKNGSRWADFLRKVGAENLLIVAVDAAKYTHKGMICTFYGEILVRPFEFDASMSGFQKLKHHIKNEMDQHNFKKVVMGVETTGHYYEDLVHHSKDEGYQVRILNAATTANERKSILNGSKTDNLDLMAIVQSIIYGRGTSSELATGKVHDLQKLTRARRELVKGETAVKNLIRVYLDYIFREFQGKSVWKDGKHRNVKPFSQLFGKAPRYIMRHCLHPSDILSLGAEGLRELSIRENLKMRDQSIETLLAFAKYSISKPKDDLQVEHYLLKQQLDQLELLERQIKNLERQIEDLFVQTEGAVTLSVSGIGVVTGAELYAEMGDISDFDHAGQLIKMAGTNPIVKQSGDRSPSYYAVSKQGRRTFRNIVYQVGRTLARNNPDMKQKYLALLERGKYPRQAYIAIGNRMIRLAYSMIKHQTLYRTSHEDYTLQDQISKKLHRKNASLFYEKFVLSNEELSA
- a CDS encoding DMT family transporter, which codes for MEAKSRWKGFVLVILGAFFWGVGGTVAQRLFQKDQIPVEWLVSVRLVLAGLIMIFIAMFTSSRNRTFRIWTHKKAAAQLIIFGVFGMLAVQFTYMASINDGNAAVATLLQYLAPVYIIIYLAMTKANRLKKNDLIAVCLAIIGTFLLLTNGSLQELSVPFSAVIWGFLSGIALMFYTLYANPLLQKWGSLNVIGWAMIVGGAALGLFYPPWNIDMSGWTGETVFFLIFVILFGTMFSFWFYLESLKYLYPQETSLLGSVEPLAAIVTSVVWLHIPFGLYQVMGTALILVMVVVVSMPEKKQAVQAVH
- a CDS encoding metallophosphoesterase family protein; amino-acid sequence: MKIIVTGDTHISGKNKQLPPKLLAACEKADLIIHTGDWKTLEVYRTLREYAKVIGVYGNVDGEEITDQFPVKDRLEIKGYKIGMVHGHGEKKTTEKRAIEAFQEDMPDILIFGHSHIPLIRYFKKTLLMNPGSPTDKRKLPFYSFGVLEIGEELRTEIVYFK
- a CDS encoding S9 family peptidase, whose product is MSKSGITVNDLLKFSFISDPQVSPDGNWVVFVKRTIHKQKDYQSSLYVMNIQTRELIPFTQGDNKDASPRWSPDGHTILFTSNRSGTNQIWKISFYGGEAQQVTFFKNGASHPVWSPDGRSILCTVSLKENQSIEETEADAKVSKEQEKEPEPYITTRLKYKANGQGLLEEKFSQLVFIDLETGEKTQLTEGSYHQHNAAFSPDGKRIAFSANRSEDPDFTMISDIYELDLNSRILTKLTNSEGIFTTPNYSHDGKSLSLLGHKMEYKGATLTRVWTLDLHSKELTCLTRDWDTEVNDVAINDLATGAGNPGAVWTANDDGLYVLASDRGNTHLYHIGIDQSITTVVGGKRQLYAFGLDQHRRQAVIGVSDPEVPCDLYHVALDSRKETRLTEANQHWIKDRQVSLPEEMNFTARDGLSLQGWLMKPADFEEGKKYPLIVEIHGGPHMMYSNSFMHEFQVFAEKGYGVLFMNPRGSHGYGQEFVDAVRGDYGGKDYEDIMDAVDYAVEIFDWIDKERLGVTGGSYGGFMTNWIVGHTHRFKAAATQRSISNWFSFYGVSDIGYFFTEWELKTNKLDEPDKLWKHSPIRYVNQVETPLLIIHGEEDHRCPIEQGEQMYVALKHQHKPVKFVRFPESDHELSRSGKPKLRMDRLNEMAEWFEEYL